A window of Kyrpidia spormannii genomic DNA:
GGGCAGGCTATCCGCGCAGGGGTTGCGATGGCCATTGCCTTATGGAAGGAGGGCTTGTTGTGGCGGATCACCCAATCCAAAACTTGATGCAGACCGCTATGGAGAATCTTCGGGACATGGTGGACGTAAACACAATTATCGGGGATCCGGTGGAAGCGCCGGACGGTACGGTGATACTTCCCATCTCCCGAGTGGGTTTCGGATTCGCCGCCGGAGGGAGCGAGTTTGACGCGGTGAGTCCAAAAGGGCAGGATGCCGCCAAAGACTCGGGGGGAGGAAATAACCTGCCTTTCGGAGGCGGCGCGGGCGGGGGGGTTTCCATTACCCCAATCGGTTTTTTGGTCGTGAGCC
This region includes:
- the ytfJ gene encoding GerW family sporulation protein gives rise to the protein MADHPIQNLMQTAMENLRDMVDVNTIIGDPVEAPDGTVILPISRVGFGFAAGGSEFDAVSPKGQDAAKDSGGGNNLPFGGGAGGGVSITPIGFLVVSHGTVKILSTQSPTQLYDRLLEMAPSVLDRIQAMMGKNTQTTTASGTGGSANTVM